One segment of Deltaproteobacteria bacterium DNA contains the following:
- the cbiB gene encoding adenosylcobinamide-phosphate synthase CbiB gives MSLSDTAALLLAAMLLDAVIGDPRWLYRIIPHPTVVMGRALSFCDRLFNRAESGSMTRRVAGAVSTLAVVLSFGALGVLVSAALSRGWGGFWLEAFLASVLIAQNSLYRHVADVATALERGGVESGRDAVAHVVGRDPESLDLHGVARSAVESLAENFNDGVVAPVLWGLLFGFPGIVAYKALNTADSMIGHLDSRYRDFGWAAARLDDVANWLPARVAGVLLAASGGQWGVRRVAHALGIMRRDGGAHRSVNAGYPEGAMAGALDLRLAGPRRYKGVVTADPWLGEGTAAATENDIRRGLRVYVGACLLLAVLVGVPWVAGAER, from the coding sequence ATGAGCCTTTCCGACACCGCCGCGCTCTTGTTGGCGGCGATGCTGCTGGACGCGGTGATCGGCGATCCGCGTTGGCTCTACCGGATCATCCCGCACCCCACGGTGGTCATGGGCCGGGCGCTGTCGTTCTGTGACCGTCTGTTCAACCGGGCGGAATCTGGCAGCATGACGCGTCGTGTCGCGGGCGCGGTGTCGACGCTGGCCGTGGTGCTGTCGTTCGGCGCGCTGGGCGTCCTCGTCAGCGCCGCGCTGAGCCGCGGCTGGGGCGGTTTCTGGCTGGAGGCGTTTCTGGCATCGGTGCTGATCGCCCAGAACAGCCTCTACCGCCATGTGGCCGACGTCGCCACGGCGCTGGAACGGGGCGGGGTCGAGTCCGGTCGCGACGCCGTGGCCCATGTCGTCGGCCGTGATCCCGAGTCCCTCGACCTCCACGGCGTCGCCCGGAGCGCCGTGGAATCGCTGGCCGAGAACTTCAACGACGGCGTGGTGGCGCCGGTGCTGTGGGGCCTGCTCTTCGGTTTCCCGGGCATCGTGGCCTACAAGGCCCTGAACACCGCGGACAGCATGATTGGTCATCTCGATTCGCGCTACCGCGACTTCGGCTGGGCGGCCGCCCGTCTGGACGACGTGGCCAACTGGTTGCCCGCGCGCGTGGCCGGAGTCCTGCTGGCCGCATCCGGCGGACAATGGGGTGTCCGGCGCGTTGCGCATGCCCTGGGGATCATGCGGCGGGACGGCGGCGCCCACCGTTCGGTCAACGCCGGCTATCCGGAAGGCGCGATGGCCGGGGCCTTGGACCTGCGGTTGGCCGGACCGCGCCGTTACAAGGGAGTCGTCACCGCGGACCCGTGGCTGGGGGAGGGGACTGCGGCGGCTACGGAGAATGACATCCGGCGGGGTCTGCGGGTCTATGTCGGCGCCTGCCTGCTGTTGGCCGTGTTGGTCGGGGTGCCTTGGGTTGCGGGCGCGGAGCGCTGA